GTTGGTACGACGACGAGCAAGCGATGATGACCTGGCTGAGGGGAGGCAGGCCGCGGGCGCCGGGGGGACCAAAAATCATTGTGTGCCACTAAAAATCACGTAAAAGTCAATTATGTGGCACAAACAAATTACAGTTTACGGGACACCCACAACGCGTGACTCGTAAGTTAGCTCTAAGTATTTGTTTTCCATATTTTAATAGGAGAGAGAAAAATTAGCTCTCGATTAAGAGCTAAGTTTATACGCATATTCCAATAACATATGAGAAGGTCACGAGATTCTAATCATACTACGAGCCTTTTTAAAAGCTAACATTATTGGACAGGTTGGCTTAGAGCTAGTAACTGATTTTTACTGTTGTGGGTgtccttagagcaactccaaaagCTTGGCTATAATTATTAGTCAAATTCTATTGTTTAGCcattttgtaaaatagaaaacttcTCAGAAAAGAAGAAGTCACCAACAGCCTTGCTATTTTATAAAATCACATAGCGAGTGTCCGTAGTTGGCTATATATGGCCAGTGAAAATCGAGGGCTTCCACCCACGTCTCTCACCGCTTTCCCAAGTCTCGGTCATTGAGAACGTGGTACGATGCCAGGTTCCGCGTCCCGGGAACGTGCGTGGATCAGTTTCGTTCCGATAGTAGGAAATCCTTTCTCAAGGAGCGTTTTGGATCGTACAACGTTCGACGATCCCCGTTCCACGAACCAATCGTTCCGGGAACTTTTGCGCGCGCACGCCTGTCTATGCACCCTGGCCACGATCACCGTCTGTCCATGCCTCGCCCTCGCCGCTGCCCGCATGCGCACACCTGCCGGTCGCTTGGCCAATGGACCGTGCTAGAGGAGCGAGAGAGGAATTTTGGGAGAAATGAATCTTTGTTTGGATAAGGTGTCGTCCGGAAGGGTAAAAAGGGAATGAAACTTGCTGGACTTTCAAGTTCCGTATGAAAATCACAACAATGATATTTGCTCGGTGATAGGAAAATCTAAATTGGTAGCCTAAATTGATACAGCAGTATTAAAGGGAGGGGAATCTATAAGTTTTAGTAGCGATTATAAATTTCGTCGCTATATCGAACGATTTGGTTTTTCTCAACAGGAGCCTGAGACTGCGATGGCCCCGATTGCCCACTAGGCTACGCCGCCACCACCCTAAGGCTACGCGTATAGGGATAGCCACCCGGGTGTACGCTACGTACGCACATGTGACAGCGGAAGGCTACGTGCATAGTAGCGTAGCTAGTCTTACGTGTGAGTGCAAGCTTGGCTGAACGGACGTGCAACCACTCTCCAGCCtacgtttcggctgaaacgatcgtggattataagccagaagtaCTACAGATTAAtttagtgtgagaaaaaaatattattccagcttataatccacgatcatataagCCGAAACGAACCGGCGTACGTGGCATGTCCACTCGGATTGAGCTATCGTAGCAGACGCGGAGATTTTATATACCTGTCGATTGTTGTGGCACGCCTGTCGAATCCTTCTTCCAACCGCTCGTCCGGTCATTTCCGCTTCCctgaaaaaataagtcgaaaTATTATTTcggctaatttattatgagagaaaaatattattccgattaaaaaacaagctgaaaaatatggattataagacgAACTGGACCTATCCATTCGCAGATTCGCTCCCTCGGTCACGGTCAGCACTGCTGCAGTATAAACGGACAATTTCCAGTCGAAATGACCCGAACGGTGCACGTACAGTACTCGGCAAGTCATCAGCATAGTAGTGGCGGATGGTGACCCCAGCAAAGCCCCAAGACGGATACCCCAAAGCCGTCGGCGTCGACGAATCCCCCCACGTTTGACATCGGCGCCAGCGGCTGAACTCAACACCATGGCCTGTCTGCATGGTCCATGCGTTCCATGCGATAAGCCAGAAGGCGTTGGCGGAATTGCCGCGCCGCAAATCGGAGAAGCTTGGCTTGCCCTCGCCGCGAAGCAAGGCTGCAGGACGGCGCGCAGGTCACCGTCCGCGGCTTGTCAAAGAATTTTACACATAAAAAAAGACACGTTTTTCCCCCCCTACGGAGTATATATCCGCCACTTGCAAGAGCCCAcaactatacatgacactcacaGCTCACGAAAAGTCCCGGTACACTCCAAACGCTACCCATGTCACTCGAATGTCGTTTACAGGTAGTCGCCAAAAAAAAAGAGTCATTTACAGGTGACTAGACTAACAGAGGACAGAATAAAAACGTGCAAGGATCCAGCAGCACTCAACTCCAAAGTAACCTGACCCAGGTGCTGCCTCAGCCCCAATCTGCTTttcttttgtttaaatatataaaCTGTGCAGCGCTTTTGTAGTATACACGCAGTGTAGCTGAACCAACTTCAGAGGACGTCGGCTTCGCGGTCGGGGACCCTGTACGAGTAGCCCAGATCGTCCGAATGCCGCCGTATGATGCTCGCCCTCTGCATCAGCCGCACCAGCTGCTGCACCACCTCCGACATTGGCGGGCGGAACTCCGGCTCCGACTGCAAAAATTGGCCACACAACATCCCAATCTTAGTCCACCTCTGAAAGAGAGGGGTTTAGCTCACATGCCAGCCAAAAACTATTTTATGACTGACTTGCTGTTGTTCGACGACTGGACTCGGTGGTCGCTAACAATGATTATTATTTCAATTAAAACCGGAAACTGGTGATGCAGTGCAAGAACATACAAGGCTTTAACAAAGGAGAGAGAGATGGACTTTACGCAGCACCAACGATAAACAATGTACCTGGACGCAGATCGCGATTATGTCGGCGAAACGGGAGAGGGACTTGGCAGGGTACAGCCCATCCAGTGCCGGATCAGCCATCTTGGCAAGTAGATCGATGTCGTGGAGCTGCGGGGTTGCCCATCTGACAAGAGACTGTTCTGACCTCTCCCTGGAGCTGGAAGGCACATACAGTTATCCAAATCGCAACAAGATCAGAATGAATTGTCAGCTTGGTCTACCAGTTTCACTCACTAATACTACAAATGGCATTTCTTTAAAAAAATACTTCAAATGACAAGATCAGAAATGGCAGGCATATTACCTGTCTAGTGGTTTACGGCCGGTCAACAGCTCTAGCATCACTACTCCAAAACTGTACACATCGCTCTTTGCAGTGTATATTCCTGACATGGCGAACTCAGGGGCGCTATATCCAAAAGAGCCAACCACTTCAGCGGAAACCTGGGCATACCGGCATAACATAGCAATATCTTCTTAGCCCAAGTAGCAGCTAGAAAAAAAAAAAGCTGAAGATAACGCTTCGGAAAGAATTACCATTAACAGATAGTGCTACATTGTTTACCTCTCTCTCAGGATTTGGTGACAGAGCAGCAAGCCCACAGTCAGACAGATGTGGACTGTACTCTTCATCAAGCAGGATGTTAGATGACTTGAAGATCCTATGTACCACAGGTGGCAGGCACACCTCATGCAGGTACCTAGAAAATTAGATGTTACATGTAGTATAATGAATACCAGAATAACATAGCCTTCTCATGGAATGAAAATATCAGATTTTCTTGAATAACATAACATACTCTAAAGCGCGAGCGGTGCCTAGCGCTATCCTTATGCGGGTGTTCCATGTGAGTTTCTTGCTCATCCCATCAGAGAAGTGCAGTATATCATGTAGTGTTCCGTTTCCAATGTACTCATACACAAGAAGCCTTTGTCCATGCTCAACACAATAGCCTGTAAGGGGCACAATGTTTGGGTGCCTGAGCCGAGAAATGTTCGAGACAACCTCGAGAAAATTATCTTCTTCATACAGAGACAGAGAAGCACTGTCTATCTTCTTCACGGCAAGTACCTGCCATCACATTTACAGGCAAGATTTAGTTTCAGAATCATAACGAAACAAAACAAACTAATAATTAATTGACATAAGCAATGCTATGTCaacattattttttatatatatttgactgTGTGTTGTTGATAATGCAATAAAAAGGTAAAAATGATCTAAACAGTCAAATATGGAAACTAAACCTGACCAAGTCACAGAGTTTCACCATTGTATCAGATATAAGGAACATGGGATACAAATGGCACAGCTCAAAATTTTCAATTAGGTCAAATATTCAAATATCCTATTACCTTCCCATTAGGAAAATCAGCCTTGTAAACACGACCAAGTGAACCCTCGCCTAGGAGAGTGTCTTGACAGAAGCTATTCGTAGCAACTTGGAGAGCAGCAACTGTATATGATTTCACTGTCACAGGAACCTTTGGCTTTTTGGCAGTAGAACCATTTGTACCATGCACTCTGTCCGGAGTCATCTTTCCAGCAGGTTGGAGATCTGAAGTTGCTACCACAGCATTTTCATGGTTGTTGTTCAGGACTTCCCTATTAGATGCTGCAGCAACGAAACACCAAGAAATGTAAAAATATGGAGCAGCAACAATTTACCAATTCAAGCCAGACCTACCTTAGCTGTTTTATTTTTACTCTTTTCTTATTAAAAATTATGACAACAGCAAAATCGTGAGCTGCTGATCCATTTTGCTTACCTCACTAAATTACTAGATCCTGTGGTTTTAGTAATTTATTTTTAGTGTTCCCGATTCAGAGCATATCACAATTCTGATCTGATGAATTATGAATCACTAGCTGATAATAAATGCTGGTACGGTAGTAGAACACTACAGTGCAGAAAGAAATAGGACCATACCTGTTTCTATGTTTACTGCAAGAGAACCCACAATATCTTTTGGTTCACTGCTTGCATCATCATTTCTTTTTCGTGCATTGTGAAGGCAGAACACCAACACGAAAAGAACACATGAGGCAGCAGCTATTGAGCCAACCGCTATGCCTATAAGAGGACCTGTTTGCATCTTCTTGTCGTCTTGATCAATAGGAGTCTCTGGGATAGTTGGAGCACTAATAGGTCCTTGAGGATCGTTTGGCTGATCATGTGGCTTCAGAGTTGGTGGTGGGGAGGCAGGCATATTGACAAATGAGTTTCCTCCAACTCTGTGGTTGCAATTGCACCAACACATCAGCATGTATGTACTTGATGATTAAAATACAAAAGACAAAAGTAAAGCATACTTGTGCATACATTAAATTTGCAATTGAGCTGAATCCTTGAGGTATCATGCCGCTGAAATTGTTGTTTGCAATATTTCTGTTTGAAGGTTGATCATAATACATAACAAATTATCAGATAAAACTTCATGAAAGGAAAATTAGCAGTCATATCAATATGTGGGAAGCTACTTACAGTGTTGAAAGGCTTATGTTGCTGAGGACATCAACTGTGCCTGATAGTTGATTATTTTGCATATAACTGCATAGCAGGCAAGAAGAAACCAATCAGAACCATGAAACAGAAATACAAATGGGGGAAAATCTGAATACTTACAGGCTAGAAAGTTTTGACAGAGAGCCCACTGAGAAAGGAAGATTCCCCGTCAGGTTGTTGAAAGATACGTCTCTGTAAGGATTTTAATTAGCATAAGTTGAATTCATAGGGTTTAAGAGCAGCTAATCTTATATTGTATTAACACTAATAAAattatcatcatcctcacttgaaaATGGATACTCCTTCCAGTCAAAATAAGTCACCCTAGGATCCATGCATCAAACTATTTTAATTTTCACCAATAATGTCTATATGATTGTTAGATTGTCCACATGAAAATGGTATCAGTAAATTTTCTTGAAAAAAACTCTTTTTATAGATTCAACAGATACCTCCTATGATTGGAAATAGAATTCCAtctagctttgtcctaagtcaaactagtTTGACTTTgaccatcaattatccaaaaatttatatagatttacaacacaagaTTGTCATTACTAGAttcattataaaaactagtttTATAATATGGTTCTCCTCTTAGTGAAATAAGCGTTCAGGCGTGTTCGTTCTATAATATAAATACATTTTCATTTCAGATAATATTGTTAGTCAGAGTCTTTTATTTTTAACTTAAGACAGACGTAGATGGGCTTACATTTGTGATCAAAAGAAGTATGTTACAATTTTATTGGTGGCAATGTTATATTTTGAATATTGTTTTTGTGCTCAAAATTACACTTATTTTCTAATGAAGAGGACATTCAATACTGAAATAGTATGTGCATGATTAATAATTTCGACCACACAATATTCAAGTCAAGTTTGCATACGAAAACAAATGGCTCAGTAGGCCTTACAGTTCTGAAAGTGAATTGAGGCTTCCAAATAGTTCACCAATTTCCTGAAATAACGAGTTGTGGCTGAGATTGCTGCACACAGTGGTTCATTGCGGTTTAGATTGTGTTAACTAAAAAGATCATCACAGAACGAATTACATCTTTGCAATGGACAGCAACTTACAGGTACTCAAGTGAAACCAAGTTGGATATAGAGTACGGAAGATTACCCGAGAAGTTATTTTTTGCCAAATTCCTGCATTCGCTTTGAATCAAATTTCAAGAATCAAATAGCATGAATAAACATGTACAGGTTGGGAGGCATTACAGATAGGTAAGGTTTGATGGCAACTGGTAAGGAATTGCATCATGCAAGTAGTTGTTGCTTAAGTCCCTGCAAGTTTAGAAACCGAAGATATAAATTACGAAAAGGACACGAAAACTGAACAACTATAATCAAGTGTTAGCTCCTACATTGTTTTCAGAGCCTGTAGACTTGACAATTGATAACCAAGAGTACCATTCAGCTCCATACCAGAAAGCTTGCTGCAAAGCGTGGAAAGAGACAGAATACTTCAGTTAACAGGTAAATTCATATAGCCGTGATTGTAAACagaaaaatgaaaatgataaggTCCACATGCATTTTGAAGGAAATATTTCTACTCTGCAAACTTTATCTGTATACTAAACCAGATTTGAATAGCTTAACAAATAACAACACATATGTCAAGATACTGTCAAGGGCAATTTTGGTTAAAAAAAACTATGAATTTCAGTTACAAAATTATGCGGAACAACATTTACTCTCTTACCGGAGCATAACAACACAATGTATGACCATATCTCTCATCATAGCAAGCATGAAAAAGCAGTGCGTTATATCTATATATTATCTCCAGGACCAGTACAGTGTGCTGATCGTTATTATAATATGCGTTTGGCCATAACAGCAGTGGTGACCCATTTTTTTGGTGGAAAAGcagggcagcagcagcagtggatgGATGTACTTGTAAATGCTAGGCACCACTAACAAACTTTTCAGCAAGCAGCATGAGAAAAAAGGTTCAGATAATTCATCAGAGACTTTCTGTGCCCCCTTTTTTTAAGGAGCCGGAGTGAAGTGGGGGGAAGAAAGAGTAAACACCGACGTTTCCTAGAATCACGGCTCAATGTGACAGACTGAATATCTTGTCGTTTTCATCGCTAGAAAGTCTAGATTTGGTGCGTGAGAAACTGAGAATCTCTTCTACATACATTGAGGTGACGGCGGAGCCCGAGCAGGAGACACCCGTCCACGCGGCGCCGCAGGGGTCGCCGCCGCTGGCGGACCATCCGGTGAGCTGCGCCGGGCTGTTCCAGGAGCTGTAGAGATTCCCCAAGGCCGCAACTGCATGCAAGAACAACCAGAGCACCGATCACACTTCACACAGGCATAGCTTAGCTGCTGAAACACATTTCAGGAAACCAAGAACGCCGAGCCCGGGTAAGGCGGTGCGGTCTTGCTAAAACTGCATTACCATCGCCGGCGTCGGTGTCGGCTTCCGCCACCGCCACAAgcgcgacgaggaggaggaggccggccgCCGGCGTCGCAGTTCTTGACTTCATCCTGCCTGCCTACTATCGCTCTATCTGAAAAATCTCTTCCGGCTGCAGTGCTCCTCTACACGGCCAAGGCGATGCTCACCATGGGCAGCACCTCCCCCTCCCCCTGCTCCACAGCTTTATCTATCATCCATCCATCAGCGACAGCTCAGACACACGCGCGAGGCCTGGGAAGAAGCGGTCGCTTGCTTGCTTCAGGCAGCCGAGGGAATGCAGTGTGGTGTCGGCAAAGCTtaattcctctctctctctctctctctgctgtgCCGCTGGCcgcagtgtgtgtgtgtgtgtgtggtgtgggTACAGCGTGGGTTCCGGGTTCCGGGCGGGTGTATGTAAATGCAACTGGGAGAATGGAGAGGACGGACGGCGTGATTGTCACTACTACCAAATGTGGAGTGCGACCGGGGTCTCGCATCGCTGCTCGTGCATGGATGCGCTGCTGCTGAGGACGGACGATGGCGAGCTCTAAACAACTCGAAAAAGTGGGCGATCGGATTGACGGGTGCCGGATTATTGATTATTCGTTGGGTGGAACATCAGAAAAACCATTAGTCAAGCATGCTGGGTCCGCTCTAGGAGGCTCCAGCACCCCAAAAAGGTTGGTTCATGTTCATCATGGGGGGCAAAGACAAACCGACACCTCTTCGTCTTCGCAGGCAGCGGATAGCTGATACGAACGAACGAACAGGCGAACGCAGTTAATCCTGGCTAGCAGTACAGGTAGTGTACGTTCAAACGTCTAGTTGCTGTCTAAAAGATCCAGATGAGTTTGACTCCACCTCACCTTGTGGAACATGTTGGTACTGCACTTGAGTACTCCCTTCTACGGAGTACTCCTGCATAATACAAACTCGATTCCAACAGTCTGTTTTATACCAGGCTCTGCTACTAACTAGCGCGTCGAAAGTTGGAATCATAGCAGCAAGTGATGGCAAAGCCTCGTGCACGTCCTGCTAGACATGGCATGTGCCGAGGGAAATCTGACGCCGACGCTTAATCCCGGTGCACCAATCAGCTCACCACTTAAGCAAGGTAATCGAGCGCCCGTGACTTGGGTGGCCTGTGGCCACCTGCGCGGTGGCCCTGCTGCCCGTGACAGGTAGGGCCCCCCTCCCAAGGACAAGGAGCCTGGGGCTTGTTTAGCTTATAAGTCtcttacaccaaatcagccaatagtaATTTGAGTTATCAGCCCAAACGAAACTGTGCCCGTGTAATGAGCCAGCTGCCCGCGGCCATTCATTCGCCCATTCCCCCAGTTCGCCCCCGCGATCGGCCACGCTGATCCAGACGGGTGCGCGGCCAGCCACGGCATGTGGCGTTCCCTCGCGTTCCGGCGTCGTTTACTCTCGATTCGGTGCGCTAGCAGCCAGTTTTAGAGCTGAACTCATTCATTCCGTCCGCGCGTCTGTTTTGTCGGCGCTCGGCGGTCTCCAAAGTCTCACATCATGGCCTGCCGGGTGTCGCGCGCGGCCTTGGGCACGTACGGAAAGGGGAGGAATCGCTCGGCGGCCAACGCATCATCAAGCGACAAAGGCTCAAGCCGCGATCCAGGATTCCGGATGGGACGCCATGACCATGATGCCTGCCTGACCAGTGACCACACAGTCTAGTAGTCCTCACTCCACAGTGATGTGGGACGACGACGCGCGAATCATTGGGTTCTTTGCAGCGGGGGCCTGAGGGCTGGACAACTGATGCAGCGGAGCGGAGCGGACGAGGCTCACCGCTCACCTACTTGACGGGCGATGATCACTCTGAGACGCACTCTACCGTTGCCGCTTGAAAAGCCACGTCGCAACTACTGGACTACGAAAGGAAAGGAAATGCACGAAAACGGAAGGATCGACGGGACGGAATGCCGGAATGGGCGCTGGGGTTTTCACCGTTCAGCTCACCAGATAGCAACGCGCAACTGGAATGGGAGCGCAAATCATGGCCAACCAAATGTAGCACATGAATGTGCAGTTATTTAACGTTGGAAAAGACTAGCGATCGACCAGACCCATTATGCAGCACCAAGAAAGGAATGCCAACGACATATAACTTGTTAGTATATGAAAGCTGGACAAAGAACTCACCTCGCAGATCGCAATCGTCCGGACATCAGTAACCGCAATAGGGAATGAATTGGCCATCTGGTGCAACCAACGTTGTCCACAAGTGCCGACATTCTACCAACCAGGGGGGATGAGATAAGAACAAGAGGGGCACTTTAACCCACCAAACGCTGAAGGAGACAAGCAGGCTAAGTAATACGTACTGTACTATATGCTTTAGATGAATATAAGATGGGGACACCCAGATCTCACTGTTTTACACTCCCAATACCAGAAGTAGCTACTGGATGACGAAGCCATATAGAAGGTTAAAAGCCAGGTTTGATGAGAAACAAAATGAAGGAACAGCAAAGCAAGGGAGGGAGGTGATAGCTTCAGATGCCTAGCGTGTTTG
The nucleotide sequence above comes from Miscanthus floridulus cultivar M001 chromosome 18, ASM1932011v1, whole genome shotgun sequence. Encoded proteins:
- the LOC136519799 gene encoding protein STRUBBELIG-RECEPTOR FAMILY 8-like gives rise to the protein MKSRTATPAAGLLLLVALVAVAEADTDAGDVAALGNLYSSWNSPAQLTGWSASGGDPCGAAWTGVSCSGSAVTSIKLSGMELNGTLGYQLSSLQALKTMDLSNNYLHDAIPYQLPSNLTYLNLAKNNFSGNLPYSISNLVSLEYLNLSHNSLFQEIGELFGSLNSLSELDVSFNNLTGNLPFSVGSLSKLSSLYMQNNQLSGTVDVLSNISLSTLNIANNNFSGMIPQGFSSIANLIVGGNSFVNMPASPPPTLKPHDQPNDPQGPISAPTIPETPIDQDDKKMQTGPLIGIAVGSIAAASCVLFVLVFCLHNARKRNDDASSEPKDIVGSLAVNIETASNREVLNNNHENAVVATSDLQPAGKMTPDRVHGTNGSTAKKPKVPVTVKSYTVAALQVATNSFCQDTLLGEGSLGRVYKADFPNGKVLAVKKIDSASLSLYEEDNFLEVVSNISRLRHPNIVPLTGYCVEHGQRLLVYEYIGNGTLHDILHFSDGMSKKLTWNTRIRIALGTARALEYLHEVCLPPVVHRIFKSSNILLDEEYSPHLSDCGLAALSPNPEREVSAEVVGSFGYSAPEFAMSGIYTAKSDVYSFGVVMLELLTGRKPLDSSRERSEQSLVRWATPQLHDIDLLAKMADPALDGLYPAKSLSRFADIIAICVQSEPEFRPPMSEVVQQLVRLMQRASIIRRHSDDLGYSYRVPDREADVL